The Streptomyces armeniacus genomic interval GCCGATGACGATCTCGCCCGCGATGGACTCCTCGATCTCCCGGTGGAAGCGCGGCGCGTACACGGTCTCTTCGGATGCCTCCGCTTCCCGCAGCCGGTGCAGGAGAGCGGCGAAACCGGCGGCGTCGAACGTGTCCGGGGCACCCTTCCGGTTCCGGCGGCCGAGCGCGATCAGCACCGAGTCCGCCAGATGGAAGCCGTCCATCGGCAACAGGCAGGCACACGGCCCCAGTTCGCGGGCGAGCAGCGCGGCCAGCGTGCTTTTGCCGGCGGCGGGCGGCCCGGCGACACCGAGGAAGGCACGCCCCGGCCGCTCCATGAGCCGCCGCGCCCGCGCGAGCAGGGCGGCGAAGTCGGTCTCGGCGGGAGGACCGGCGCTGGGTCCGGGGTGTGCTCCGGCGTTGGGTCCGGCGGGCGGGTGCACGTGCGCTCTCCAGGGGCTCGGCTCGTACGGGGACGCGCGCCCGACCGTACGCGGCCGCGCCGCGCGCGTGCTGCCCTGCCCGGGGCTGTCCGCCAGAATCGGCGCATGCTGAGAATCGGATCGGCGGTTGGTCGTGGTGCGTGTCCGTTCACCGGCCGGTGCGGCTGGTCCGTGGCGGGTGGCTGTCCTCAATCGCCGGACGGGCTCAATCGCTGGTTGCGCGCCGTCCACGCGTGCACGGCGGGACGGGGATCAGCCGCGGGTCAGGGCTTGGGCCGGGGGTGTGCGGAGCGCCTTGCGGGTCGGGAACTCCATCGCGGCGAACGCGATCCCCGCCACGGTCGCCGTGGGACGCATGCGCTCTGTGGTCGCGGTCAGCGTACGGCGGCGGTGTACGCCAGCATCCCCACGCCCATGGCCACCACGGTCAGGAACGCGATCAACCACGAGGGCACGCCGAAGAGCCGCAGGCCCTCGTCATCCTCGTGCGGTGACGTTTCAGGGCACGCCGGGTTCTGGCACTCCCGCACGCCGAGGATCTTCACAGGGACCGTCTCCATGCTCGGAATAACGCCGCCACGACCATACCGACCAACGCTGCCGGTAACGGCCCGACGACCATGCAACCGCCGCCCTCGTCCTTGGCGTGCTTGCCTTCCCCACGCCGTTCGCCCGGTCCTGGTACTCGCTGTACTCGCTCATCGGTCCTCCTGTCGGGGTTGGGCCCGCGCCCAGTGGTGTCCGTCGCACACGCGCCGGGCGCGGGGGTCGGTGTCACTGGACGACGAGGCGGCAGTTCTGGCAGCGCATGGTCCCGTCGCCTTGGCGGACGAATTGGCAGGGCTGGCCGGTGACTCGGCACATGGCGATCTCCTATCTCGGTGGTGCCCCTCCCGGCCGCGCGCCCGCGTACAGTCAGCGCGGCCAGGGGCGGGGCAGGTCCGTCACGAGTCAGTGCCTCCGCGTTCCGCGTCGATGACGGCCAGGTCCTCCGCGAGCCACGACGGGGCGAACTGCGAGGCGGCTCGACGGCGGGCGCAGGGCAGGCAGCCGTGGACGGAGTGCCCCGGTCCGGAGCCCACTTCGACCAGGCTGACCAGTACGCGTTCGTCTGCGTGTTCCTTGCACACGGCGCACTCGCCGCCCGGGGCGAGTAGTTCGGCCGCGGCGGTCACCGCTCTGCCCCCGCGTACGCGAGGAGGGTTGCGCAGTCGCGGGCGAGGTGTCGCACCTGCACGTGCGCGGACAGCGGGCTGTCGCCGAGGCCGCGGTCGGCGTCACGGCGGATGCGGTCGAGTTGGGTGCGGTGGTCCCACCAGTCCACCGAGCCGTGCCACATCTGCTCGATGGCGAACTCCGCGGCTGGCAGCAGCTGCTCGACGTGCTCCCGCAGCAGCTGCTCCAGCTCGACCATGTCCGGCCGGGCCGGGCGTGCGAGGGGGCGTAGTGCGCGGTCGACGGTGGTTCGGATCGCGTGAATGTCCAAGGGCGCCCCGGCCGTCGTTGTGCCGGTTGGGTCGCCTTCGACGAGTGGGGGCAGCTCTTTCCCTTTCATGTGCCACACGATCAGGCACCTGCTGCGGCCAGTGCCATTGTGTGCTGCAGGGGCTGTGCGTTGACGGCTTCACACAGTGTGTGACCGGAGTGTGGCTACGCTGAGCGGACGTCCGGTCCCTGGGGGGGCACATGGAGCCCAACACATTGCTCGGCGCGCTACTCGACGAGGCGGGAATGTCGCGGCTCGGCCTTGCCACGCGGGTCAATCGCGCAGCCTCGGTGCGAGGGAAGACCGTGCGCTACGACCACAGTTCGGTGATCCGCTGGCTCAAGGGCCAGCAACCCCGAGGCCGGGTGCCCGAGTTGATCGCGGAGACCTTGTCCAGGCGCCTCGCCCGGCCTCTCACCCTTGACGACATCGGCATGGGCAGCGCCGCCCCTGCCACCCCGGCGGTACCGTTGGAGACCTTCCTCAACCGCGCGACCGCCTTGTGGCGCGGTGACCATCAGCAGCGTGACGACCTCCGGCAGGCGCCCGTCCTCACCGGCCTGACTGCCGTCGGCCCCGTGTGGGAGTGGGAGAACCCGCCGGAGGACACCGACGTGTCCCGGCACGGGTCCGTACGCGTACGGACCCGCGACATCACCGCGCTGCGCGCCGCCCGCTCCCACTACGAGCAGATGTACCGCAAGACAGGAGGCGTCGTGACCCGCTCCCGCGTGCTCCTCTACCTCGTCTCCGACACCGCGCCCCTCATTCACGGTGCGTACACCGACGCCATCGGCCGGGAACTGCACCGGGCGACCGGCGGCCTCGTCGCCATCGCCGGGATCTGCGCCTACGACTCGAACACCCAGGGCCTCGCGCAACGCTACTTCCACCAAGCGCTCCGACTCGCAAAGGCGTCCGGCGACCGGGCGTTCGGCGGGTACGTGATAGCGCTCCTGGTCAACCAGTCGCTCTACCTGGGCGAGTACCGCTCGGCAGTCGCCTTCGCCGAAGCCGGGCTGCGCACCGCCGGGCACGCCATCTCGCCCGGTCTCTCCTGCGACCTGCACGCGATGCAGGCCAAAGCGTTCTCCCGGATGGGCGACCGCGCGGCAGCCCGCAGGAGCATGACCCTGGCTGAGACCGCTGCGGAGCGGATCCGCCCGGACGAGGAGCCAGCCGAAACCGGCTACGTACAGCCCGGACTGCTGGAGTCCAACATGGCTGATGCGCTCATGCGGATCGGTGACACCGGCCCCGCGCAGACGTACGCCGCCCAGGCCGTCGCAGCGCAGACCCACGCACGGGGCCGCGTACACCGGCTGGCCACCCTCACTGACTGCGAGTTGAAAGCGGGAAGCGTCGACGCCGCAGTCAACTCCGCGAGTCAGATGCTGGAGACCATGGCCGGCATGGAGTCGTGCCGCCTGAACGACCGCCTCACGAAGGTCCGCCGGTCGCTCACCGCGACCAACAGCGCCGCTGCCGCGGACGTCGTGGAGCATATCGACGGGGTCCTCGACCTGCCGATGTGACGCGTGTGCTGGGATGGGATCCCGACGAGAGGCAGCTCCCGTGTCCGTGTGGCAGAACCTCGGCGAGCACACCGTGTACGAGAACCGCTGGGTCACGGTGAACATGGCGGACGTCGCCCTGCCCGACGGCCGCCGCCTCGACCACACCGTGATCCGTCTGCGGCCCGTGGCCGTGGCGACCGTCGTCAACGAGCGGAACGAGGTGCTGTTGCTGTGGCGGCACCGCTTCATCACCGGCGCCTGGGGCTGGGAACTTCCCTCCGGCGGCACCGCCGAGGGCGAAGACCCCGCAGCCGCAGCAGCGCGCGAGTTCGAGGAAGAGACCGGCTGGCGGCCAGGACCGATGCGGCTCCTCGTCTCCATGGATCCCATGCCCGGGATTTCGACATCTCACCACCGCGTGTACTGGTCGGACAGTGCCGAGCAGGTGCGGCAGATCCCGACCGACGACATCGAGTCGGCGCGGCGGGAATGGGTGCCGCTGGAGAACGTGCCCGAGCTGATCGAGCGCGGCGAGATCCGATCGGCGAACGCACTGGCCGCGCTACTCATGCTCCACCGGCTCCGGGCTGACGCGTAGACGCCGTCCTCTCGCCGTGTGTGGTCCGTGGCGGGTGGCTGTCCTCAATCGCCGGACGGGCTCAAGTTGGTGGCTGAGCGCCGTCCACGTGTGCACGGCGGGACGGGGATCAGCCGCGGGTCAGGGCTTGGGCCGGGGGTGTGCGGAGCGCCTTGCGGGTCGGGAACTCCATCGCGGCGAACGCGATCCCCGCCACCGTCGCCGCCACCGCCGGCAGCAGCCAGACCGGGCCCGCCGGCAGCGGGCGGCCCAGGAAGCCGATGCCCAGCAGGGCGAGCGGCACGGCCGACAGCAGCAGCCCTGTGGCCAGCGCGAGGCCACCGACCAGCGTCGACTCCTTCCGCATCATCGCCCGTATCTGCGCCGGCGTGGCGCCGATCAGCTGGAGTGCGGCGATCTCGTGGCGGCGTGCGGTCGTCGTGGCGATGAGTTTGTTGGCGATGCCGAGGAGGATGTAGCCGAGGAGTACGGCGAGCACCGCGATGTTGATCCACAGTTCCGGCGGTGTCCCGCCCGGCGCGTCCCAGGAGTCGTCCAGGGCGAGGCCCGGACGGGACTGGGCGAGGGCGGCGAGGCCGCGTTGGGCCTCGTCGGAGCCGTCGGTGCGGATCAGCAGGTCCTGGTCGAGGCCCGTGGTGGTGTGGCCCGCGGCCAGGTCGCGGGAGAGCGCCACGGGGCCGAGGCCGAGGCCGCGCGCGTACGTCGCGACGAGCCGCGCGTCCACCTGCGCGCCGTCGCCGAGGATCACGCTGACGCGCTCGCCGACGGACGCGTTGTGCTGGTCCGCGGTGCCCTGGTCCATGGCAACGGTGGCGCCGGTCAGGTCGCCGAGGTCCCCGGAGCGTACGTCGAGGTCGAGCACCTCGGGCGCGCCGGGGGTGAGGATGAGTGCCGAGCCGTTGCCGGTCTCCGGCTCGCCCAGCATCTCGTACGTCCACAGCACCGTGGTCGCGCTGACCGGTTCCGCGGCCGTCACGCCGGGGGTGTCCCGTACGGCGGCGGGCAGGTCGGCGGGGAGCCCGCCGAGCGCGGGGGCGCTCAGGCTGAACTCGGCGCGGTTGGCGGCCTCGGCGTCCTCGTCCGTGGCCGCGAGGACGGTGGTCTGGGTCAGGGTGTAGGTGAGGGTGAAGACCACGGCCATGGCGAGGGTGGTGACGGCGCCGGCGACGCGCAGCGCGTACCCGTGGCTGTTGGCGACGGCCAGCCAGGTCGGCGCCGACACCTTCGCGGGCAGCCTGCGAGCCAGCGTACGGGCGATGCGGCGGACCAGGTCGGGGCCTGCGAGGGCGAGGCCGATCACGGCCACGAGGCCGGAGACCGCGGTGACCGCCGCACCGGCCTGCGAGCGTGCCAGCAAGGGCCCGCCGGACAGTACGGTCGCGGCGGCGATGAGCAGCATGCCGGCGAATCCGCGGCCTCTGGAGGGCGTACGGGGTTCGCTGTGCGACTCGGAGACCGCTTCCGTGGCGGGCATCCGCGACGTACGCCACGAGGAGCACCAGGCCGACACCCACACGACGCCGGTCAGCAGCAGCGCCGCGGCGACGGCGGGGAGCGGGCTGAACGTCAGCGGCAGCGAGTCGGGCAGCATCCCTGCCCAGACGAGGAGTTCACGGAACCGTTCGGCCAGCAGATAGCCGAGGAGGGCGCCCGGCACCAGCGTCACCAGGGTCACGAGGGCCGCCTGTGCGGCGGCGAGGCGGCGTACCTGCCGCGGTACGGCGCCGACCGCGCGCATCAGAGCGAGGTCACGGCGCTGCGCGGCGACGGACACGGCGAGGGCGCCGCCCACGATGAAGCCGACGACGAGCACGGTGACGCCGGCGAGCGAACTCGCCATCAGCGGCAGGACGTTACGCGCCGCCATCGCGTCGGGTGCCTCGACGTCGCCGCGCGAGGCGCCGGTGGACACGGTCAGCCCGTCCTCCCGCGCGATCTTCCGGGCCTGTTCGGCGACGGAGCCGCGGGCGTCCGGTTCGGTACGGAGTGCCACGAGGTCGACTGCGTCCGCGAGTTCGCCCTGGCCGGCGAGGCGACGTGCGGTGGTGTCGGCGAAGTAGACGCCGCGGTCGGAGCCGGCGACGACGGCGGACACCCGGTAGTCGGCGGGCTGTCCGGCGGCGACGACCGTGAGCCGGCCGCCGGGCCTGACCCCGGCGGCCTCCGCGGTGGCCTCGTCGACGGCGACCTCGTCGCGGCCCGACGGGGCCGTGCCGGACACGTCCGCGCCGTCCAGCAGGGCGACCGAGGACCAGCCGTGTCCGGCGGTCCCGGGCTCGCCGGCGGCGACGGGCCGGCCGCGCCCGTCGACCGGGGCGGCGGGGAAGCTCAGGTCGCCGACGGCGGCCGTGACGCCGGGCAGCCGTCCCAGCCGTCCGGTCAACTCGCCTGGCACCCGCGCCCGTTCGGGCAGCGCGAACGGCAGGGGGCCGGGAGGCCGGTACGTCTGGTCTGCCGAGACGACGACATCGGCCCGCGCCAGCCGGTCGACGGGCGCGTGCGAGCGCAGCCCCGACTCGGCCAGCACGCCGACGGCGGTGAGCACGGCCGCGCCGCCGAGCGTCGCGCACGCGACGGCGACGAGCGCGGCGATCCGGTGGCGCGCCATGCGCAACGCCAGGTAGAGCACGGCCTACTCCGTTTCCAGGGTGGTGATGCGGTGCGCCAGCTCCGCGGCCGTAGGGGACTCGAGGGTGTCGACCACCCGGCCGTCGGCCATGACCAGCGCCCGGTCCGACCGCGAGGCGGCGGCGGGGTCGTGGGTGACCATCACCACCGTCTGGCCGAGGCCGGCGACCAGGTCGCGGAGCAGCCCGAGTACCTCGCGGGCCGTACGCAGGTCCAGCGCGCCGGTCGGCTCGTCGGCGAACACGACGGCGGGCCGGGACACCAGCGCGCGGGCGATGGCGGCGCGCTGCTGCTGCCCGCCGGAGAGTTCGGCGGGGCGGTGCGTCAGCCGGCCCTCCAGGCCGACCCGTTCGACGAGCAGCCGCAGCCAGTCGTGGTCCGGGCGCTTGCCCGCGAGCCGCAGCGGCAGGGTGATGTTGTCGGCGATGCTGAGCGACGGCACGAGGTTGTAGGACTGGAACACGAACCCGACGCGGTCGCGGCGCAGTTCGGTGCGGTGGGTCTCGCTCAGCCTGCTGATGGCGGTGCCGTCGATGTGGACGGTGCCCTCGGTCGGCGCGTCCAGCCCGGCCGCGCAGTGCATCAGCGTGCTCTTGCCTGAGCCGGACGGGCCCATCACGGCGGTGAACGTGCCGGGGCGTACGGCGAGGGACACGTCGTCGAGGGCGGTGACGCCGCCTGGGTAGGTCTTGGTGACGTTCTCCAGCGCGACGGCGTGCGCCTGCCGGGACGTGCCGGGAGGGCCGTACTCGGCGGCGGTCCTCATCCGCGCCGGTTCCGGTAGTGGTGGACGACGAGCGCGGTGGCGCAGGCCAGGGTCAGCAGCCCGCACCCGATGCCGGCCGGCACGCTGGCGCCGGTGCCGGAGAGCAGCGCGTTGGCGGCGGCGCTGATCACCAGTCCGGTCCACAGCACCGGCCGCAGCATCCCGCGCTGCGGGTCCGTGCCGGGGCCGTCCGGACCGCCGCCGTCCGGGCCGCCGGGGGTGCCCGGCGCACCAGATCCGGGCATATCGGGAAAACGGTAGGGGTCCGACACGGCGTCTCCTCGTCCGGTGGGCCGCTTGACGGAGCATCACGCTACGAGCGGCGGCCTCCCCGTACGATCCCGCCAGCCGGTCAGCCGTGGTACAGCAGGCTGTACTCCCCGGTCCGCGGCCTGACAGGCGCGGCGCCGGTGCCATATCGTCGCCGGACCGGGGAGGGGTCCGGGACGAACGGGGGTCCGGACGAACGGGGGTCCGGGACGAACGGGGGAGCAGCGGATGCAGGCCGACAAGGCCGGTACGGCCGGCCTGAGGCGGGCCGTCGAACGTGACCTGCGGGCCCGGGGCCGCGCGACGCTCGACGGGCTCGAGCACATCGTCGGCGGCCTCGGCACCGCCATCCTGGCCGTGGTCGTGCTGCTCTGGATGATCGGCGTCGCGCTCGCCTGCCTCGTCGGCGTGGGGCTGTTCCTGGTGCCGACCACGGCGCGCGCGGTGCGGGCCGTGGCCAACCGGGAGCGCGCCCGGCTGTCCCGCTGGGGGCCGGTGGAGCTCATCGGGCCGGGTCCGGTGCCGTACGGGCCCCGCGCGGTCCTGGCGGACCGGTCCGTACGGCGTGAACTGGGCTGGGTGGCCACGCACGGCACCTTCGGGCTGCTCGTCGGCCTGCTGGGCGCGACGCTGCCGTTCTGGGCGGTGCGCGACATCACGTACCCGCTGTACTGGCAGCTGCTGCCCAAGGGCGAGGCCAGTGCGGCACCGGAGTTCTGGGCCGTGCACGACTGGTACGGCGTGTTCGCCGTCGTGCTCGTGGGCCTCGGCTGGATCGCCGTCCTCATCGGGCTCGGGCCCTCGCTGGCGCGGCTCCAGGCGTGGCCGGGCCGCCGCCTGCTGCCCGCCGCCCGTGACACCGACCTGTCGCTGCGGGTCGCGGAGCTCACCGCGACCCGCGCCGCCGCCCTCGACGCGCACGCGACCGAACTGCGGCGCATCGAACGGTCGCTGCACGACGGTACGCAGAACCGGCTCGTCGCCGTCTCCGTGCTGCTCGGCGCCGCCCGCCGCGCCCTGGCCCGCGACCCGGCCGGCGCCGACGCCGTGCTGGAGCGCGCCCAGGACGCCGCCGAACAGGCCCTGGCCGAGCTGCGTACCGTCGTACGCGGCATCCTGCCGCCCGTCCTCGCCGACCGCGGACTGGCCGGGGCGATCGCGGGGCTCGCCGCGAACTGCGGGGTGCCCTGCCGCGCGGACGTCGACGTACCGGGCCGGTGCGCCGCCTCCGTCGAGGCCACCACCTACTTCGCGGTGGCCGAGGCGCTCACCAACATCTCCCGGCACAGCGGTGCCCGGCACGCCGGCGTGACCGTACGCAGGCAGGGCGACCGGCTCCTGCTGCGCATCGACGACGACGGCGACGGCGGCGCCGACGAGAAACTCGGCTCCGGACTCACGGGAGTCCGGCGCCGCATCGAGGCGCACGACGGGCGCCTCGTCCTGACCAGCCCACCCGGTGGGCCGACCACACTCCAGGTGGAGTTGCCATGCGGATCGTGATCGCCGAGGACGACCCTCTGCTGCGGGAGGGCGTCGCGCTGCTGCTGCGCGCGGAGTCCCTGGACGTGGTGGCGACCACCGACAGACCGGACGCCTTCCTCGCGGCCGTCGAGGAACACCGGCCCGACGTCGCCATCGTGGACGTACGGATGCCGCCGACGCACACCGACGAGGGCATCGTCGCGGCCGTCGAGGCCCGCCGGCGACGGCCCGGCCTGGCCGTGCTGGTGCTGTCCGCGTACGTCGAGCAGGCCTTCGCCACCGAACTCCTCTCCGGCGGCGCCAACCGGCTCGGCTACATGCTGAAGGAACGGGTGGGCCGCGTCGAGCAGTTCCTCGACGCGCTGCACCGGGTGGCGGACGGCGGCACGGCCATCGACCCGGAGGTCGTCGCGCAGCTGCTCACGCGTACGCGCGAGGACTCCGCGCTGGAACGGCTCAGCCCGCGGGAGCGGGAGGTACTCGCGATGATGGCCGAGGGCCTGGGCAACACCACCATCGCGGAACGCCTCGTCGTCACGGACGGCGCCGTGCACAAGCACATCCGCAAGATCTTCGCGAAGCTCGACCTGGCCCCCACGGACCGCGTGGACCGCCGTGTCACGGCCGTCCTGCGCTACCTGGACGACACGCGCCGCGACTGAGGCGCCGTACCGGACCGAGGCCCGTACCAGCCGAGTTCCCGGGCCGCCAGCCGCCCGAGCGCGCCGCCGACGGCCTCCTCGCCGGGGCCGAGGTAGAGGCGCACGTGCCCGTGCGGGTCGCGGGGCGCGAGGCCCGGCGTGCTCATGTGCCCCTCGCCGAGTAGCACCCCGGCGGGCAGCAGGCAGTGCCGCCGGTAGTCGCCGTCCGGGTGCCCTGCGGCGGCGTACCAGGGCGGCACGCGCAGCAGCAGGTAGGCGGCGCAACTGCCCGCGACGTACGCGTCGTCCGGGCAGCGCAGCTCCTCGCGCAGCCGCCGTACGGCCTCCGCGCGGGCCGCCGCGTACCGGGCCCGCTGCGCGGCCAGGTGCGCGGCGCTGGCCTCGTCCCGCAGCCAGGCGGCCATCGCGGCCTGGAGCGGCACGGCGGTGGCGTACGTGTGCTGCGGCAGCAGCCGCCCGAACAGCGCCTCCAGGGTGTCCGGGGCGCCGGTGACGGCCCCGATGCCCCAGCCGTTGCAGCCGAACTGCCTGCCCAGGCTGCGTACCGCCAGCCAGCGCGGACGCCGCTGCGGGGCGAGGGCGGCGAGCCCGCTACTCCTCGTTCGCCTCCGGGCGCTTGAGCCCGGCGTCGACACTCCTCGACACTGCGCTCGCTCGCCCCTCGCTCGCTTGGTCTCGTCACTTTCGACACCGGCGCACCCTTTGGCTCACGAGGGGAACCAGCAGGATGCGGAGGGTGGGTGTGGGGGAGGTCCCGGGGTCGTGCACGGCGTAGTAGGCGTCGTCGACGAGCAGCGCGGCGTCGTACGCGAGGGCGGCCCGCACCATCGCGCGTACGGCCGCGGCCTCCCCGTCGGCACCGGTGGGATTGTGCTGCGCGTTGAGGATGAGGAGCACGGGCCCGGAGGTGTCCCGGCGGGCCTTCAGCAGCAGTTCCTCGACGTCCCGCGGGTCCGGCTGGTAGCCGCGTCCCGGGGAGACCTCGAAGTGCCGCATGTCGTAGCCGAGCGCGGAGTAGACGCCGGGGTAGTCCCAGCC includes:
- a CDS encoding aminotransferase class I/II-fold pyridoxal phosphate-dependent enzyme, which translates into the protein MSTPGSSARRRTRSSGLAALAPQRRPRWLAVRSLGRQFGCNGWGIGAVTGAPDTLEALFGRLLPQHTYATAVPLQAAMAAWLRDEASAAHLAAQRARYAAARAEAVRRLREELRCPDDAYVAGSCAAYLLLRVPPWYAAAGHPDGDYRRHCLLPAGVLLGEGHMSTPGLAPRDPHGHVRLYLGPGEEAVGGALGRLAARELGWYGPRSGTAPQSRRVSSR
- a CDS encoding ABC transporter permease — encoded protein: MLYLALRMARHRIAALVAVACATLGGAAVLTAVGVLAESGLRSHAPVDRLARADVVVSADQTYRPPGPLPFALPERARVPGELTGRLGRLPGVTAAVGDLSFPAAPVDGRGRPVAAGEPGTAGHGWSSVALLDGADVSGTAPSGRDEVAVDEATAEAAGVRPGGRLTVVAAGQPADYRVSAVVAGSDRGVYFADTTARRLAGQGELADAVDLVALRTEPDARGSVAEQARKIAREDGLTVSTGASRGDVEAPDAMAARNVLPLMASSLAGVTVLVVGFIVGGALAVSVAAQRRDLALMRAVGAVPRQVRRLAAAQAALVTLVTLVPGALLGYLLAERFRELLVWAGMLPDSLPLTFSPLPAVAAALLLTGVVWVSAWCSSWRTSRMPATEAVSESHSEPRTPSRGRGFAGMLLIAAATVLSGGPLLARSQAGAAVTAVSGLVAVIGLALAGPDLVRRIARTLARRLPAKVSAPTWLAVANSHGYALRVAGAVTTLAMAVVFTLTYTLTQTTVLAATDEDAEAANRAEFSLSAPALGGLPADLPAAVRDTPGVTAAEPVSATTVLWTYEMLGEPETGNGSALILTPGAPEVLDLDVRSGDLGDLTGATVAMDQGTADQHNASVGERVSVILGDGAQVDARLVATYARGLGLGPVALSRDLAAGHTTTGLDQDLLIRTDGSDEAQRGLAALAQSRPGLALDDSWDAPGGTPPELWINIAVLAVLLGYILLGIANKLIATTTARRHEIAALQLIGATPAQIRAMMRKESTLVGGLALATGLLLSAVPLALLGIGFLGRPLPAGPVWLLPAVAATVAGIAFAAMEFPTRKALRTPPAQALTRG
- a CDS encoding DUF6415 family natural product biosynthesis protein, with protein sequence MDIHAIRTTVDRALRPLARPARPDMVELEQLLREHVEQLLPAAEFAIEQMWHGSVDWWDHRTQLDRIRRDADRGLGDSPLSAHVQVRHLARDCATLLAYAGAER
- a CDS encoding sensor histidine kinase, which codes for MQADKAGTAGLRRAVERDLRARGRATLDGLEHIVGGLGTAILAVVVLLWMIGVALACLVGVGLFLVPTTARAVRAVANRERARLSRWGPVELIGPGPVPYGPRAVLADRSVRRELGWVATHGTFGLLVGLLGATLPFWAVRDITYPLYWQLLPKGEASAAPEFWAVHDWYGVFAVVLVGLGWIAVLIGLGPSLARLQAWPGRRLLPAARDTDLSLRVAELTATRAAALDAHATELRRIERSLHDGTQNRLVAVSVLLGAARRALARDPAGADAVLERAQDAAEQALAELRTVVRGILPPVLADRGLAGAIAGLAANCGVPCRADVDVPGRCAASVEATTYFAVAEALTNISRHSGARHAGVTVRRQGDRLLLRIDDDGDGGADEKLGSGLTGVRRRIEAHDGRLVLTSPPGGPTTLQVELPCGS
- a CDS encoding response regulator transcription factor is translated as MRIVIAEDDPLLREGVALLLRAESLDVVATTDRPDAFLAAVEEHRPDVAIVDVRMPPTHTDEGIVAAVEARRRRPGLAVLVLSAYVEQAFATELLSGGANRLGYMLKERVGRVEQFLDALHRVADGGTAIDPEVVAQLLTRTREDSALERLSPREREVLAMMAEGLGNTTIAERLVVTDGAVHKHIRKIFAKLDLAPTDRVDRRVTAVLRYLDDTRRD
- a CDS encoding nucleoside/nucleotide kinase family protein, whose product is MERPGRAFLGVAGPPAAGKSTLAALLARELGPCACLLPMDGFHLADSVLIALGRRNRKGAPDTFDAAGFAALLHRLREAEASEETVYAPRFHREIEESIAGEIVIGPETALVIAEGNYLLLPDGPWARIRPLLDEGWYVEPDEELRLRRLVDRHVEFGKSPEEAYAWAHGTDQANAAVIAATRGHADLLVRLPPGCGMRPDEGGTRAPWLG
- a CDS encoding ABC transporter ATP-binding protein, producing MRTAAEYGPPGTSRQAHAVALENVTKTYPGGVTALDDVSLAVRPGTFTAVMGPSGSGKSTLMHCAAGLDAPTEGTVHIDGTAISRLSETHRTELRRDRVGFVFQSYNLVPSLSIADNITLPLRLAGKRPDHDWLRLLVERVGLEGRLTHRPAELSGGQQQRAAIARALVSRPAVVFADEPTGALDLRTAREVLGLLRDLVAGLGQTVVMVTHDPAAASRSDRALVMADGRVVDTLESPTAAELAHRITTLETE
- a CDS encoding transcriptional regulator, whose translation is MEPNTLLGALLDEAGMSRLGLATRVNRAASVRGKTVRYDHSSVIRWLKGQQPRGRVPELIAETLSRRLARPLTLDDIGMGSAAPATPAVPLETFLNRATALWRGDHQQRDDLRQAPVLTGLTAVGPVWEWENPPEDTDVSRHGSVRVRTRDITALRAARSHYEQMYRKTGGVVTRSRVLLYLVSDTAPLIHGAYTDAIGRELHRATGGLVAIAGICAYDSNTQGLAQRYFHQALRLAKASGDRAFGGYVIALLVNQSLYLGEYRSAVAFAEAGLRTAGHAISPGLSCDLHAMQAKAFSRMGDRAAARRSMTLAETAAERIRPDEEPAETGYVQPGLLESNMADALMRIGDTGPAQTYAAQAVAAQTHARGRVHRLATLTDCELKAGSVDAAVNSASQMLETMAGMESCRLNDRLTKVRRSLTATNSAAAADVVEHIDGVLDLPM
- a CDS encoding NUDIX domain-containing protein, whose amino-acid sequence is MSVWQNLGEHTVYENRWVTVNMADVALPDGRRLDHTVIRLRPVAVATVVNERNEVLLLWRHRFITGAWGWELPSGGTAEGEDPAAAAAREFEEETGWRPGPMRLLVSMDPMPGISTSHHRVYWSDSAEQVRQIPTDDIESARREWVPLENVPELIERGEIRSANALAALLMLHRLRADA